In one Nicotiana sylvestris chromosome 8, ASM39365v2, whole genome shotgun sequence genomic region, the following are encoded:
- the LOC104231733 gene encoding transcription factor MYB86-like has product MGHHCCSKQKVKRGLWSPEEDEKLIKHITSHGHGCWSSVPKLAGLQRCGKSCRLRWINYLRPDLRRGSFTEQEERTIIDVHRILGNRWAQIAKHLPGRTDNEVKNFWNSCIKKKLIAQGLDPNTHNLLIKNKTNNSTKAKTHHHQDSTSVFTIDASTNKEVISMDHIKATLASFSPFPHSNNNTTSTTCNYTPIVPNIEYQNPTFIWSDQRNQTVTTTSQFQTSDINHAITQNSMLDFASCSLMESSTNIRQGETEYINENSMWHGTGLEPTTLNPANGTEELMQVQQEEQFPIQTKFCDQEDVYKVNHDQTVENTFDSSNFDFDFVDSTLVPCGLYTSVNSMDQISWDC; this is encoded by the exons ATGGGCCATCACTGCTGCAGCAAACAGAAAGTTAAAAGAGGTCTTTGGTCTccagaagaagatgaaaaactcatCAAACATATCACCTCCCATGGCCATGGCTGCTGGAGTTCTGTTCCTAAATTAGCAG GGCTACAAAGGTGTGGAAAGAGTTGTAGATTGAGATGGATAAATTACTTGAGGCCGGATTTGAGAAGGGGTTCTTTTACTGAACAAGAAGAAAGAACCATAATTGATGTTCATAGAATCTTGGGAAATAGATGGGCACAAATAGCCAAACATTTACCTGGTAGAACTGATAATGAAGTCAAGAATTTCTGGAATTCTTGCATTAAAAAGAAGCTTATTGCTCAAGGGTTAGATCCAAATACTCACAATCTCCTTATTAAGAACAAAACCAACAATTCAACCAAAGCCAAAACTCATCATCATCAAGATTCCACCTCAGTTTTCACCATTGATGCTTCAACAAATAAAGAAGTAATTTCAATGGATCACATAAAAGCAACTCTTGCATCCTTCTCTCCTTTCCCTCATAGCAATAATAATACTACTTCTACTACATGCAATTACACACCTATTGTTCCTAACATTGAATACCAAAACCCTACTTTCATATGGAGTGATCAGAGAAATCAGACTGTAACAACTACGTCTCAGTTCCAAACAAGTGACATAAATCACGCCATTACTCAAAATTCCATGTTGGATTTCGCGAGTTGTTCTTTAATGGAAAGCTCTACGAATATACGACAAGGGGAAACGGAGTATATAAATGAGAATAGCATGTGGCATGGAACTGGTCTTGAACCAACAACCTTAAATCCTGCCAATGGAACTGAAGAATTAATGCAAGTACAACAAGAGGAACAATTTCCAATTCAGACAAAGTTTTGTGATCAAGAGGATGTTTACAAGGTTAATCATGATCAAACGGTGGAGAATACGTTTGATAGCTCTAACTTTGATTTTGATTTTGTGGATTCTACACTGGTGCCTTGTGGATTGTATACTAGTGTTAATTCTATGGATCAAATTTCATGGGATTGTTAG
- the LOC104231734 gene encoding uncharacterized protein, with protein MPLSATMVGALLGLGTQMYSNALRKLPYMRHPWEHLLGMGIGAVAANQMVKWEAKSNEDLDKLLEKARLANERRYFDDDED; from the exons ATGCCGTTGAGTGCAACAATGGTTGGAGCCCTTTTGGGATTAGGCACCCAAATGTACTCTAATGCCCTCCGCAAACTTCCTTACATGCGCC ATCCGTGGGAGCATTTGTTGGGTATGGGAATAGGAGCAGTGGCTGCTAATCAGATGGTGAAATGGGAAGCTAAGAGTAATGAAGATCTTGATAAGTTGCTTGAGAAAGCTAGGCTTGCTAATGAACGCCGTTATTTTG ATGACGATGAAGATTAA
- the LOC138874772 gene encoding uncharacterized protein: MNVVKPGLLSSVLYASNAHKLWEDLKKRFDKVNGARVQYLRKEIHSLTQGTMTVTDYFSKLRDIWDEFDTIMTCPSCPYPESKRYLEHFEYQRLIQLLIGLNEYFSQARSQITMIYHIPSVNKAYFMIIDQESRRNLANFTQVTGSIESTVLFSNRGGNYVGTNFKLGPKRNILVCDYYHMRGHTKENYYKLVGYPPDFKSKRRGGTIGTANCNAKQAGWMTPLTGDAACGVNSAVNNDAKLGQQPHGPYRVPTCDGKRFFVTVVDDYTRFTWTFFMHSKSDTTVVLKEFFAKIKNILSACVKILRTDNERKHRTILEIARALRFKAGIPLRFWGECVNTTVYLLNKLSYRVINFKSPFELLYLHAPSLSHLKVFGCLCYAIVPKCMDKFVSKAIPTVLLGYSPIQKGYKLYDLQNKTLLVSKNVVFKDDSFPFKQLKFAGTPIFLVMDLLPSDESTVEISQTLTTQSNPIDDSTEGDISPSSYFPKA, from the exons ATGAATGTTGTAAAACCAGGACTATTGAGCAGTGTACTGTATGCCTCAAATGCACACAAATTATGGGAGGACTTGAAAAAAAGGTTTGACAAAGTAAATGGTGCTAGGGTGCAATACCTACGTAAAGAGATTCATTCTCTTACTCAAGGCACAATGACGGTAACAGACTACTTCTCTAAACTGAGAGATATTTGGGATGAGTTTGATACTATAATGACATGTCCCAGTTGCCCCTATCCCGAGTCAAAAAGGTACCTTGAGCACTTTGAGTATCAAAGATTAATACAGTTACTAATAGGTTTAAATGAATATTTCAGTCAAGCTAGGAGTCAGATCACAATGATATATCACATTCCTTCTGTAAACAAGGCATACTTCATGATCATAGATCAAGAGAGCCGAAGAAACCTTGCTAATTTCACACAGGTCACAGGGTCAATAGAAAGTACTGTCTTGTTTAGCAATAGGGGAGGGAACTATGTTGGTACCAATTTCAAACTTGGACCCAAAAGAAACATACTTGTTTGTGACTACTATCATATGAGGGGCCACACTAAGGAAAACTACTATAAGTTAGTTGGATATCCACCAGATTTCAAGTCCAAAAGGAGGGGAGGAACAATTGGAACTGCTAACTGCAATGCAAAACAAGCTGGCTGGATGACTCCTCTTACAGGAGATGCAGCATGTGGAGTTAATAGTGCAGTCAACAATGATGCAAAACTTGGGCAACAACCACAT GGACCTTACAGAGTCCCTACATGTGATGGAAAAAGATTTTTTGTCACAGTAGTAGATGATTACACTAGGTTCACTTGGACCTTTTTTATGCACTCAAAGTCTGATACTACTGTAGTTCTCAAGGAATTTTTCGCTAAGATTAAAAACATATTAAGTGCTTGTGTTAAGATACTCAGAACAGACAATG AAAGGAAACACAGAACTATCCTTGAAATAGCCAGAGCACTGAGGTTCAAGGCAGGCATTCCCCTTAGATTTTGGGGTGAATGTGTTAACACTACTGTCTATCTACTGAACAAGCTGTCATATAGAGTCATCAACTTCAAATCACCATTTGAGCTACTTTATTTGCATGCTCCCTCTTTGAGTCATCTCAAAGTATTTGGTTGTCTTTGTTATGCAATTGTCCCTAAGTGTATGGATAAGTTTGTTTCCAAAGCCATCCCAACAGTACTTTTGGGTTATTCTCCTATACAAAAGGGATACAAACTATATGATCTCCAGAACAAGACTCTTTTAGTAAGCAAAAATGTGGTTTTCAAAGATGATTCATTTCCTTTTAAACAGCTGAAGTTTGCAGGCACACCTATATTCCTAGTTATGGACTTACTACCATCAGATGAATCTACTGTAGAGATATCTCAAACTCTCACTACTCAGTCCAATCCTATAGATGATTCGACTGAGGGGGATATTTCACCATCTTCTTACTTTCCTAAAGCCTAA
- the LOC104231735 gene encoding putative RING-type E3 ubiquitin transferase C3H69, whose amino-acid sequence MSQRVLCKFFAHGACLKGEHCEFSHDWKTSPNNVCTYYQKGACAYGSRCRYEHVKLSRSQPSAQSSAQPQQYLLSSSVSTNVAPGAGAQSAGIVPGIYTEYSASSKPTWNQNSELHDTLDNDDMIELRSVSPADRSICAFAAAGNCHRGEKCPHIHGDLCPTCGKHCLHPFRPQEREEHIKTCENRQKHIDLLKRSQEIECSVCLECVLSKSMVAERKFGILSECDHPFCISCIRNWRGSSSSGMDVNSALRACPICRKLSYFIIPSVIWYFTKEEKEKIVDSYKTKLRSIDCKHFDFGSGTCPFGASCFYRHQYRDGRLEEVVLRHLGSEDGNTVIAKDIRLSDFLSNLEIR is encoded by the exons ATGTCGCAAAG GGTTCTTTGCAAGTTCTTTGCACATGGGGCATGTCTGAAGGGGGAGCATTGCGAGTTTTCACATGATTGGAAAACTAGTCCTAATAAT GTATGCACCTACTACCAAAAAGGAGCTTGTGCTTATGGAAGCAGGTGTAGATATGAGCACGTTAAGTTGTCTCGATCACAGCCTTCAGCTCAATCTTCAGCACAGCCTCAACAATATCTGCTTTCAAGTTCTGTTTCTACCAATGTGGCTCCTGGAGCGGGTGCGCAAAGTGCGGGTATTGTGCCTGGTATTTATACTGAGTATTCAGCTTCAAGCAAACCGACATGGAACCAAAACTCAGAGCTTCACGATACATTGGATAATGATGACATGATTGAGTTGAGGAGTGTTAGTCCAGCTGATAGGTCGATCTGTGCTTTTGCTGCTGCTGGTAATTGCCATCGTGGAGAAAAGTGTCCGCATATTCATGGAGATTTGTGTCCAACCTGTGGGAAGCATTGCTTGCATCCTTTCAGGCCTCAGGAAAGAGAGGAGCATATAAAAACATGTGAGAACAGGCAAAAGCACATTGATTTGTTGAAGCGCAGTCAAGAAATAGAATGCAGTGTATGCCTTGAATGTGTTCTTTCCAAGTCAATGGTAGCTGAGAGGAAGTTTGGGATCCTTTCTGAGTGTGATCATCCATTTTGTATATCGTGTATCAGGAATTGGCGTGGCAGTTCTTCCTCTGGAATGGATGTTAATTCTGCACTGAGGGCTTGCCCCATATGCCGCAAGCTTTCATATTTTATCATTCCGAGTGTTATTTGGTACTTCACAAAAGAAGAGAAGGAAAAAATAGTTGACAGCTACAAAACAAAACTCAG ATCTATCGACTGCAAGCACTTTGACTTTGGGAGTGGGACTTGCCCATTTGGGGCTAGTTGTTTTTACAGG CATCAATACCGTGATGGTCGTTTGGAGGAAGTGGTGCTGCGCCATCTTGGTTCTGAAGATGGAAACACAGTAATTGCTAAAGATATCAG GCTCTCGGATTTCCTTAGCAACTTGGAAATCAGATGA